Genomic DNA from Streptococcus uberis:
GTTCAACGCCATCTTCATTGATGGCTTTTTCCATTTCTTGAATGTGAGATTTCAAATAATCAATGCGGTATTGGTCATGAACAGATCCATCTTCTTCTTTAACATCAATGGCGCCAAAACCATTTTCAACAATAAATAATGGTAGTTCGTAGCGCTCGTAAAATTGATTCAAGGCATAACGTAGGCCAATTGGATCAATTGCCCAACCCCAATCAGATTCTTTTATAAATGGGTTCTTAACATTATAAGGGTTTGAAGCTTCAATTGTTTTTGACAAATCAGCCATTTCTTTTTGGGAATCGACAACATTAGTCATGTAGTATGAGAAGCCAATATAATCCACTTTACCATTTGCTAAAATAGCTTTGTCTTCTTCAGTGATTTGAATATTAAATCCTTTACGTTCAAACATCTTCAAAGCGTAGGCAGGGTAGTGTCCACGAACTTGTACATCACAGAAGAACCAACGATCATGCATCGCCTGGCTAGCTAACAAGACATCCTCAGGACGACAAGAGAATGGGTAAATTGGAACCATGGCAATCATGTTCCCAATAAGGAAGTCTGGATTGATTTCTTTCCCCACTTTAACCGCCAAAGCTGAGGCTAGTAGAGTGTGGTGACCACAGATGTACATCGCTTCTTCAGGATTCTCATAATCTCCAAAATGAGCTCCAGAATTTGTCCAACCAAAGATATCATTATGGTAATTCATTTGGTTGTTGATTTCATTGAATGTCATCCAGTATTTGACTTTATCTTTGTAGCGTCGGAAAACAACCTCAGCAAATTTCACAAAGAAATCAACCGTCTGACGGTTCATAAAGCCACCATATTCTTTGGCAATATGATAAGGCATTTCAAAGTGAGAAAGGGTAATAACAGGCTCTATTCCATATTTCAAAAGCTCATCAAAGACATTATCGTAGAATTGCAGACCTTCTTCGTTTGGTTCCGTTTCATCTCCATTTGGAAAAATACGTGACCAAGCTATTGAGGTACGGAAACATTTGAATCCTAAGTCAGCAAACATAGCAATATCTTCTTTGTAACGATGATAAAAATCAATACCAACATGGTTTGGATAGTAATTGCCTTCAAGAACACCGTCAGTAATGACACGAGGAACACCATGAGCACCTGCTGTCATAACATCAGCAACACTTAAACCTTTAGATGTTTCAAGAACACCACCTTCAAATTGGTGAGCCGCTAAAGCGCCACCCCATAAAAAATTCTTTGGAAAAGTCATTTTTTCTCCTCTTTTCTATTAATTAAAACAATATATGAATCATAAGACCAGCAAGGCAACCACCTATCAGCATAGCTGCCAAATTATGAAGATGAACCTTTATACCCAACCCACGAAAAAGACCGTAAGCCAAGAGACCAATCGCTGTCGCATATCCCATATCAATAAAGACAGACGACCCTTGATGTATTAAGGGATGGGCCATACCATGGTTTAAAAACCAGATAGGTCCAATAATCATAAATGCTGCCAAGAAACCACCTTTAGCATCGAAACGATCAACCATTTTCCCCCAAAGTTGCAAAATGGTAAAAGGTAACAGAAAGCCACCAAGAAGGGTTGTGAAAAATTGTATCAGGGTCATTTTTCTGCTCCCTCTATTTTCCAATAGAGCCAACCAGCTAGGATTGCTCCTAAAATTAAGGTAAAGAGAGTAGGTAATGCAGCCAGAGTTTCAGAAAAGCCCGCTTTTAAAGCTGTTTTTACTAGAACAGAAGTCGCAATGGCTCCCCCCATATCAATGGCCAAATGTTTCCCTTGACTGATAAATCCTTTATAGTGACAAATATACCAGGTAGGTCCGATGACAATTGCTCCCGCAATGAAACCTGCAAACAGTCCAAAAGGAGTGGCAAATAATGGCCAAAAGATATTAATCATCATAGCAGCAAAACAATAGGCTAATATACTTTTTAAAAAGGACACTTTCTGACTCCACTTCTCTTTCGTTAAGGAAAATGATTCGCTTATGGTTTTATGATATCAAATGATATAATAAATGAAGAGAATTTCAATCATTTTGAACCCTTGTTTACAAATATAGGGCTTATTAAGCAGAAATTTTGGAACTTTGTTCCAAAGGAGACAGTTTTATGTTTATAAATGAAAAAATTGAACTTAGTGCTTTTTCGCCAAGCGAGCAAAAGGTTGTCGATTTTATCCTCAAAGAAAAAGAGCACATTAGTGAATGGTCAACTAGCCAGATTGCTAAAGAAACCTATACCTCGAAATCCACTTTAGTCAGAATATCACAAAAATTAGGATTTTCCGGATGGACTAGCTTTCGACAAGCCTTCCATGAAGAAGTGACATATTTACTCAAGCAAGCTGACGCACATGATGCTAACTTGCCTTTTGATAAAACTGATAATAATTTGGAAATTGCTAGTAAATTAGCCCATTTAAAAAAAGAAGTTATCGATGAAACCCTTCACTTAAGCAGAAACAAGGACTTAAACAAAGCTATTCACTTGATTTCGCATGCAAGAACTGTTCATCTCTTTGCTGCAAGCAATAACTTACACAATGGACGTGAGTTTGCTCATAATATGAAACGCATCCAAAAAGACGTTCAACTCCATGATTTACATGGTGAAATCCATTTTGATGCATTACTGGCTGAAGAGGATTCTTGTGCCATTATCATTTCCTATTCTGGTGGAACCTTAAGTTTAATCAAAGTAGCTCAAATCTTAAGGAAAAAGGAAATTCCTATTATTGCACTAACAAGTCTTGGAGATAATCCCATCTCCCAACTCTCGCAAGTGACGCTTCGCCTTTCTACCAAAGAAAAACTCTATTCCAAAATTGGGACTTATGCTACGGATACTTCCATTACCTTTATTTTGGATTTGCTCTATTCGATTTATTTTCGTCAAAACTATGATTACAATTTAGCATTCCGTCAAAAAACATCTCAAGAAATTGAAACGGAACGTTTTTCCTATTCCCCAATTACGGAGGAAACAAGTGAGTTTTAGAAGTGTTCAAAAGGTGTTTTTACAATTGTGGTAAGCGTTTTCCTTTGCTAAAATAGTATTATAAAAACAAAGGAGAATAAGCCTATGGCAACTATCAGTCGGTATCAAACAGAAAGCCTTGTAAAGGCCAACCCACATCTTTCTGCCACAAAAACTGTGATTGAGACGGCTTTTTATGGTAACAATGTTCGTCACATTTCAAACCTACAAGAAGCCTATCAATTGGCAAGTACTGCACCTAATACCATCTTATTAGATCAAAAAATTACCCATGCCAAAGAATTAGGGCTAGAAGAAGATTGCCGAGTCTTATTGGCAAATGGTGGTGCCGTTGTCGGTCGGACTGCAAAAGCACGTCGTATTTACGGAGAAAATACTCAAGAAGATCAAAAAATTGCGAAACTGTTACGTGAAGCCATTTACCAAGGGAGTTTTAAACCTTTCCTTGCAGGGCATGCTGTTGTTGGTTTAGACCAGCAATTTATGGTTTCTGCCCATATCATGATGCCTGAAACAGAAAGTAACAATCTTTACTCATGGTTGTTAAACTTTCAAATCCTTGATGAACACTATCAAAGATTACTTGAACAATCTATAGCTTTTGATGAAAATGATATTTTCCTCTATTTTGATCCTTCATGGAGTCATCCAGACTATCCTGATGGTTTAGCTTATTTTGACACAAGACAGAATGTGGCTGCCATTTTAGGAATGCAATATTTTGGAGAAATCAAAAAAGGGACTCTAACCCTAGCTTGGGCAACAGCTGCTCGTCATCATTTTGTGGCTTGTCATGGTGGCCTAAAAGAATTTCGTCGTCACCAAGACATTTATGTGGCTTCCTTTTTTGGCCTATCAGGGTCTGGCAAATCAACACTAACACATGCAAAACATGATGGCAAATATGATATTCAGGTCCTTCATGATGATGCCTTTGTTATTTCTACCAAGGATGGCTCGTCTGTTGCTCTTGAGCCTGCTTATTTCGATAAAACCAGTGATTATCCTGCTGGTCACCCAGAACAAGAGTTCTTCTTAACAGTCCAAAATTGTGGTGTCACTTTGAATCATGAGGGAAAAAGAGTTCTTGTTACAGAAGATATCCGTAATGGCAATGGTCGTACTGTAAAGTCACGTTTTTCTACTCCAAATCGTGTCGATTGTATCCACGAAGGTCTCTCGTCTATTTTTTGGATCATGAAAGACGACTCCCTACCACCATTGGTAAAAGTGGACGATCCAGTTTTAGCTTCCGCCCTTGGATGTACTCTGATGACCAAACGATCAACAGCTGAAAATGTTTCTGGTGACTTAGGAAGCTTGGTCATTGAACCATATGCCAATCCATTTCGGATTTATCCTCTAGTTGACGATTTTGAAAAATTCCACGATTTGTTCGTTTCAGGCGTTGAATGCTATATTATTAACACTGGTCATTATTTAAACCAGAAAATTAGCAAAGAAACAACACTTTCTTGTATTGAAAAAGTCGTTGATCATGAAGCTTCTTTTATACCTTTTGAACATGTAACCTCTTTTTCATACTTACCTGTTGACTCTATTTCTGTGAACGAGAGTGATCAAGATTATTTAAAACTTCTTTATGATCGAATGGCCTTCCGTTTAGAATTCTTAAAACAGTTACAAGACAATCAAGTGGACCATCCCTTAATCGCTGAAAGCATCTCTAAAATAGAAGGGATTTTAGAAGAACTATTAGAAAACTAAAAAACAATAAGGAAATATTTCCTTATTGTTTTTTTATGTCATGTCAATGTTAACCGTCACTTTCTGAACAGGAACATCGTAAAAAGGATCTTCACGTCGCCCTAAGAAATCTTGAGCTTGTTTAGGGAAGGAAGCATAGCTTAGGACATCTTCATCAGTTTTAGCATAGGCTGCAATTTCTTTGCGCAATTGTGGTAGCTGTGGTTCGATAAGATCAGCTGGGCGTACCGTAATGACTGCTTCATCACCAATAATTTTTTCTTTGATTCCTTCTGCTAGTGGAGCTGGAGGTCGGCCATAAAAACCTCGAACGTAGTCTTTAATCTCATTTGGAACCACTTTGAAACGTTCACCTGAAATGACATTCATCAAGGCTTGTGTTCCGACCATTTGTGATAATGGCGTTACAAGCGGTGGATAACCCAAATCAGCTCTCACTCGTGGCACTTCTGCTAAGACATCATCATATTTATCTGCAAGACCTTGTTCGGTTAATTGACTCAGTAAATTAGATAACATACCGCCAGGTACTTGATAAATCAATGTTTTGGGTTCAACATCTTTGACTTTTGGATTCAGCAGGCCTTCAGCTCGGAAATGGTCACGGACACTGTTGAGATGCGCAGCCACTTTTTCGACTTCTTTTAAGTCAATTCCGGTTTCAAAGCCAAGATCTTCTAATCCCATAACAACTGATTCTGTTGCGGGTTGACTTGTTCCTCCGGCAAATGAAGAAACTGCTGTATCTATAATATCTGCGCCAGCTTCCACAACTTTAAGATAAGTCATTTCTGAGATGCCACTGGTTGCATGTGTGTGTATTTCTAATGGTAAATCAACAACTGCTTTGATTCCTTTAACGAGATCATAGCCAGTTTGCGGTGTCAGAACCCCAGCCATGTCTTTTATACAAATGGAATCTGCACCTATTTGAGCATAGTCTTTGGCTAATTGAACAAAGTAGTCAACGGTATGAACTGGGCTTGTTGTATAGGAAATCGCTACTTGTGCATGTCCACCAAATTCTTTTGTGGCTGCTACTGCTGTTTGTAAGTTACGAGGGTCATTTAAAGCATCAAAAATACGAATGATATCGATGCCGTTTTCAATAGATTTTTGAACAAATCCTCTCACGACATCATCTGCATAATTTCTGTAACCAAGTAAATTTTGACCTCTTAGTAACATCTGTAATTTTGTATGTTTTACGGCTTTACGTATTGTACGTAATCTTTCCCAAGGATCCTCATTGAGAAATCGAAGACAGGAATCAAAGGTGGCTCCGCCCCATACTTCTAAGGCATGATAACCTGCCTTATCTAAATTTTCTAAAATTGGTAACATTTGTTCGGTGGTCATTCGAGTCGCAATTTGACTTTGTTGACCATCTCTAAGTACTGTTTCCGTGATACGGACTTTTGTCATCTCATTCCTCCTTTGCAGTCTTATATGTGTCGTCAATCAATTGAGAAATGACTGCTTGCATCTCTTCAATACTATGTTTTCTTGAGCGTCCGCAAGCTTTGGCATTATCAGAACAGACAAAACAAGTCCGTGCTGGTAGCCCTATATCTTGACGACTAATGGCCTGTAAGTGCCCGTCCATTAAAGAAAGGACATCTAAATCAAATAAGCGTCCTAATGGATGGTGACTCTCCAAGTCAATCATTTTTTCTTTTAGGTGTTGAGCACCCATATCTGTTACCAAATAATACTCATTACCTGTTTTCAAGGGTAAATAATGCTCAACTTTAGTGTCAACGCCAGACAATTGCCTTTTGATATCTCCTATAAAATCTTCAAAGATATCTTGTAAAATCGGTGATGTTTTAACTTCCCCTGGAATATTCATGGTTACCGATAGGAGATTAAACTCGGGATTAGATGAAAGGAGTGATAGATGCCGAAAACTTCTTTGCTCCCTAGCATCCATCATTTCTTCCAGAGTGATTGCATCACCACTAAAAATCAATTCTTTAGACATTTCTTACCACATCAATAAGTGACCCGTCACGGTACTCAATTAAGGCAACAACTTTGTCACCATATTCAATAGGATCAGGTTGGCCTACAATAGCATAAGCTTTTTCTTTTAATTCTTCCACAGTATATTGTGGAACCTTTAAGTCTTTGAAGTGTTCTACTAAATCTTGGCGATTTGGATTAATGGCAATACCAATTTCAGTAACAATGACATCAACGCTAGTTCCTGGAGTGATAACTGTGTTAACTTGATCCACAAAGGTTGGAATGCGTCCTCTTACTAATGGTGAAATAACGAGACTCATTTTGGCTGCAAATGCTGTATCACAATGTCCTCCTGAAGCACCACGAATGACACCGTCAGAACCTGTCATAACGTTGACATTAAAGTCTGTGTCAACTTCCAATGCAGACAAAACACAAGTATCTAATTGATTAATAACTGAACCTTTACTCAATGGTGAAGCGTACATATTGGCATCAATTTCATAATGTTGGCTGTTTTGATCTAGAGAAATCGCAGACGGGTGGTCAAAATCTTGAACATCCATAATTTTTTCAACGAGACCTTCTTGCAATAGTTCAACCATTGCATTTGTAATACCACCTAAAGCAAAGCTTGCTTTTATGCCATCTTTAATCATTTGCTCTCTCATATAACGAGTAACAGCTAAAGAGGCTCCGCCTGTTCCAGTTTGGAAAGAAAAACCTTCTTTATAGTATGGAGAGTTGGTGATAACTTTTGAAGCATACTCTGCAATGAGCAACTCTTTTGGATTTTTCGTAAAGCGTGTTGCACCTTTTGCAATTCCTTCTGGATCACCAATGGCATCAACTACAACCACATAATCTACATCTGTCTGTGGAATAGAGATTGGGGTATTTGGATATGGCATTAAAGTATCTGTGATGATAACTACTTGGTCAGCATATTTAGCATCAATTATGGCATAACCTAAAGAACCACAAGTCGCTTTTCCTTTTGTTCCATTAGCATTTCCATAGGCATCTGAACTTGGAGCTCCTAAGAAGGCAACGTCAATATGAATATCCCCTGCAGCAATAGCACGGGCACGACCGCCGTGTGAACGGATAACAACTGGATTTTCCATGATTCCTGAAGAAATAGCTGCGCCGACTTTATCGCGGAGTCCGGAAGAGGTAATGTTGGTTACCACACCATTTTTGATATGATCAATCAATGGCTCATGGACATTTGCAATAGAACTTGGGGCAATAGAAATATTTTTGATACCCATATTGGCAATTTCTTCCAAGACCATGTTCATGACATAATCTCCTTCACGGAAGTGATGGTGGAAAGAAATGGTCATGCCGTCTTTTAAGCCTGTTTTTTCAATGGCTTCTCGAATACTTGACAAGAGTTTATCATCTTGTGGTTTAACGGGTTTAATACGACGGCTTGCTTCTTTATATTCTTTAATATGTGCCAATTCCCCTTCAAAAACACCATAGTTATCTGCATAGGTTTGAGGAATGTCACGATTTACTTTATTCATTACCATTATAAGTCCTCCTCTGTTATCAAGCCAGCAGCCTTGGCAAGCATAATAACACGTTCTGCACGTTCAACAATTGGTTTATCCACCATTTTCCCTTTAAGTGAGATAACACCTGATCCCTTACTTTCTGCTTCACGAATTGCCCAAATAACTTCTTTGGCATTCTGAATTTCTTTTTCAGTTGGTGCATAAATCTCGTTAACAAGAGGAATTTGTCGTGGGTTAATCACAGATTTTCCATCAAATCCGAGTTGTTTGATAGCACGAACTTCATTTTGGAAACCTTCCGTATTATTAACATCAGAGTACACCGTATCAATAGCTGCAATTCCTGCTGCGCGTGCTGCATGAAGAATCATACTACGGGCAAAGAAAAGCTCTTGTCCATCTGGGTGACGACGTGTTTTCATATTGGTTACGTAGTCTTCAGCTCCCAAGGCAATACCAATAAGACGGTCTGATGCCTTGGCAATATCACGCGCATTTAGAACCCCTTCAGCAGATTCAATGGCAGCCATCATTTTGGTACGACCAACTTCAATACCATTTTCACGTTCTACACGTTCAATAACTGCCTCAACATCTATAATATCTTGAGCTGTTTCAGTTTTTGGTAAACGGATAACATCAACACCTGCAAGTACGACAGCTTCAATATCCAAAGCCCCTACGGTATCAAGACCATTGACCCGAACAACAGTTTCCACTTGGCTATAATCAAAAGTTTTCAAGGCAAAATGAACCAAGGCGCGGGAAGTATCTTTTTCTTTTAAGGATACGGAATCTTCCAAGTCAAACATAATGGAATCTGCACCATAAAGTGGCGCATCACGTAACATGGCAGCATTTGCACCAGGGACAAACATCATTGTTCTTCTTAAACGTTCCATGAGTCAATCTCCTTCCAGTTATACTGATCAAGACCTGCTGCGCGATGAACCGCAGCAATGGTACGAGCTTGAATGGTACAATCTAAAGCACCTTTGTCCACAGCTTGTACTAAAACCCCATTAACACCTAAGTGTTTTAGCGTTTCTTCAATGACTTGACGAATGCGACGTCCAAATTGTTTTTCAACACTACTTTCTAAATCAATGGTAATACCATCGGTAGCTGGGTTAACAGTTATCATGATATCACTAGATTCTAAGCTTCCTGCAACTGCAGTTTGCATAATATCCATTTCTTCACCTCTTCATTTTATTTCAGAAATTTTGATAATCTGTTGATTTCTTTTTAATCAGCAGGTAATAGTTTAATCAATAGCTCTGCTACAATGTACAGGATGCCTAATACAATGAAGACACCTGCCATTCCTAGTCCCATAAGCTCAAAAGCTTTGGTTAAATCTTCCATATTCATATTCATAATTATATCCTCTTATCTTTTTTCAACTTATTAACTAAAGAATGATAGTAAGAGTCCACCAGCTATAACTGACGCAATCTGACCAGACACGTTTGCACCAACAGCATACATCAATACAAAGTTTTGTGGGTCTTCATCTGTTGCCATTTTTTGAATGACACGACTTGACATTGGAAATGCTGAAATTCCAGCTGCGCCAATCATTGGATTAATTTTATTCTTACGGAAGAGATTTAATATTTTGGCAAAGAGCACTCCTCCGATGGAATCCATGATAAATGCGACTAATCCAAAGAGAATAATGAGTAAAGTTTGCACATTTAAGAAAAGCTCTGCTTGCATTTTAACAGAAATAGTTAAACCTAATAGGATTGAGACAATGTTAACCAATTCGTTTTGAGCAGTCATTGAGAGACGATCCAACACCCCACACTCACGTAATAAATTACCAAACATTAGGAAACCTACTAATGGCAATGAGATTGGAGCGATAAAACCGGCAACAAAGGTAATCACAATCGGGAATAAAATTTTGGTTAATTTTGAAACACTTTCAGCTTTATAAGTCATGCGAATAGCACGTTCTTTTTTAGTAGTCACTAATTTAATAGCAAAAGGTTGAATGATCGGAACTAAAGCCATATAAGAATAAGCAGCTACTGTAATAGGTCCTAAGAGTTTTGGTGCTAACTGATTGGCCACAAAGATTGACGTCGGACCATCTGCTGCACCTATGATACCAAT
This window encodes:
- a CDS encoding 6-phospho-beta-glucosidase — its product is MTFPKNFLWGGALAAHQFEGGVLETSKGLSVADVMTAGAHGVPRVITDGVLEGNYYPNHVGIDFYHRYKEDIAMFADLGFKCFRTSIAWSRIFPNGDETEPNEEGLQFYDNVFDELLKYGIEPVITLSHFEMPYHIAKEYGGFMNRQTVDFFVKFAEVVFRRYKDKVKYWMTFNEINNQMNYHNDIFGWTNSGAHFGDYENPEEAMYICGHHTLLASALAVKVGKEINPDFLIGNMIAMVPIYPFSCRPEDVLLASQAMHDRWFFCDVQVRGHYPAYALKMFERKGFNIQITEEDKAILANGKVDYIGFSYYMTNVVDSQKEMADLSKTIEASNPYNVKNPFIKESDWGWAIDPIGLRYALNQFYERYELPLFIVENGFGAIDVKEEDGSVHDQYRIDYLKSHIQEMEKAINEDGVELMGYTPWGCIDCVSFTTGEMKKRYGFIYVDRNNDGSGTLERSKKDSYDWYKQVTASNGEIL
- the citF gene encoding citrate lyase subunit alpha, coding for MVMNKVNRDIPQTYADNYGVFEGELAHIKEYKEASRRIKPVKPQDDKLLSSIREAIEKTGLKDGMTISFHHHFREGDYVMNMVLEEIANMGIKNISIAPSSIANVHEPLIDHIKNGVVTNITSSGLRDKVGAAISSGIMENPVVIRSHGGRARAIAAGDIHIDVAFLGAPSSDAYGNANGTKGKATCGSLGYAIIDAKYADQVVIITDTLMPYPNTPISIPQTDVDYVVVVDAIGDPEGIAKGATRFTKNPKELLIAEYASKVITNSPYYKEGFSFQTGTGGASLAVTRYMREQMIKDGIKASFALGGITNAMVELLQEGLVEKIMDVQDFDHPSAISLDQNSQHYEIDANMYASPLSKGSVINQLDTCVLSALEVDTDFNVNVMTGSDGVIRGASGGHCDTAFAAKMSLVISPLVRGRIPTFVDQVNTVITPGTSVDVIVTEIGIAINPNRQDLVEHFKDLKVPQYTVEELKEKAYAIVGQPDPIEYGDKVVALIEYRDGSLIDVVRNV
- a CDS encoding MurR/RpiR family transcriptional regulator; amino-acid sequence: MFINEKIELSAFSPSEQKVVDFILKEKEHISEWSTSQIAKETYTSKSTLVRISQKLGFSGWTSFRQAFHEEVTYLLKQADAHDANLPFDKTDNNLEIASKLAHLKKEVIDETLHLSRNKDLNKAIHLISHARTVHLFAASNNLHNGREFAHNMKRIQKDVQLHDLHGEIHFDALLAEEDSCAIIISYSGGTLSLIKVAQILRKKEIPIIALTSLGDNPISQLSQVTLRLSTKEKLYSKIGTYATDTSITFILDLLYSIYFRQNYDYNLAFRQKTSQEIETERFSYSPITEETSEF
- a CDS encoding Lin0368 family putative glycerol transporter subunit, producing the protein MTLIQFFTTLLGGFLLPFTILQLWGKMVDRFDAKGGFLAAFMIIGPIWFLNHGMAHPLIHQGSSVFIDMGYATAIGLLAYGLFRGLGIKVHLHNLAAMLIGGCLAGLMIHILF
- a CDS encoding sodium ion-translocating decarboxylase subunit beta — encoded protein: MEILIQGLTSITIPQIVMMVIGGVLMYLGIKKEYEPTLLVPMGLGTILVNFPGTGVLTQVVNGVHQEGVFDTLFNIGIGTELFPLLIFIGIGAMIDFGPLLQNPFMLLFGAAAQFGIFFVVVVAVLAGFDIKEAASIGIIGAADGPTSIFVANQLAPKLLGPITVAAYSYMALVPIIQPFAIKLVTTKKERAIRMTYKAESVSKLTKILFPIVITFVAGFIAPISLPLVGFLMFGNLLRECGVLDRLSMTAQNELVNIVSILLGLTISVKMQAELFLNVQTLLIILFGLVAFIMDSIGGVLFAKILNLFRKNKINPMIGAAGISAFPMSSRVIQKMATDEDPQNFVLMYAVGANVSGQIASVIAGGLLLSFFS
- the citD gene encoding citrate lyase acyl carrier protein; translated protein: MDIMQTAVAGSLESSDIMITVNPATDGITIDLESSVEKQFGRRIRQVIEETLKHLGVNGVLVQAVDKGALDCTIQARTIAAVHRAAGLDQYNWKEIDSWNV
- a CDS encoding OadG-related small transporter subunit produces the protein MNMEDLTKAFELMGLGMAGVFIVLGILYIVAELLIKLLPAD
- a CDS encoding phosphoenolpyruvate carboxykinase (ATP); the protein is MATISRYQTESLVKANPHLSATKTVIETAFYGNNVRHISNLQEAYQLASTAPNTILLDQKITHAKELGLEEDCRVLLANGGAVVGRTAKARRIYGENTQEDQKIAKLLREAIYQGSFKPFLAGHAVVGLDQQFMVSAHIMMPETESNNLYSWLLNFQILDEHYQRLLEQSIAFDENDIFLYFDPSWSHPDYPDGLAYFDTRQNVAAILGMQYFGEIKKGTLTLAWATAARHHFVACHGGLKEFRRHQDIYVASFFGLSGSGKSTLTHAKHDGKYDIQVLHDDAFVISTKDGSSVALEPAYFDKTSDYPAGHPEQEFFLTVQNCGVTLNHEGKRVLVTEDIRNGNGRTVKSRFSTPNRVDCIHEGLSSIFWIMKDDSLPPLVKVDDPVLASALGCTLMTKRSTAENVSGDLGSLVIEPYANPFRIYPLVDDFEKFHDLFVSGVECYIINTGHYLNQKISKETTLSCIEKVVDHEASFIPFEHVTSFSYLPVDSISVNESDQDYLKLLYDRMAFRLEFLKQLQDNQVDHPLIAESISKIEGILEELLEN
- the citE gene encoding citrate (pro-3S)-lyase subunit beta encodes the protein MERLRRTMMFVPGANAAMLRDAPLYGADSIMFDLEDSVSLKEKDTSRALVHFALKTFDYSQVETVVRVNGLDTVGALDIEAVVLAGVDVIRLPKTETAQDIIDVEAVIERVERENGIEVGRTKMMAAIESAEGVLNARDIAKASDRLIGIALGAEDYVTNMKTRRHPDGQELFFARSMILHAARAAGIAAIDTVYSDVNNTEGFQNEVRAIKQLGFDGKSVINPRQIPLVNEIYAPTEKEIQNAKEVIWAIREAESKGSGVISLKGKMVDKPIVERAERVIMLAKAAGLITEEDL
- the citX gene encoding citrate lyase holo-[acyl-carrier protein] synthase, giving the protein MSKELIFSGDAITLEEMMDAREQRSFRHLSLLSSNPEFNLLSVTMNIPGEVKTSPILQDIFEDFIGDIKRQLSGVDTKVEHYLPLKTGNEYYLVTDMGAQHLKEKMIDLESHHPLGRLFDLDVLSLMDGHLQAISRQDIGLPARTCFVCSDNAKACGRSRKHSIEEMQAVISQLIDDTYKTAKEE
- a CDS encoding Lin0368 family putative glycerol transporter subunit, which translates into the protein MSFLKSILAYCFAAMMINIFWPLFATPFGLFAGFIAGAIVIGPTWYICHYKGFISQGKHLAIDMGGAIATSVLVKTALKAGFSETLAALPTLFTLILGAILAGWLYWKIEGAEK
- a CDS encoding oxaloacetate decarboxylase subunit alpha; translation: MTKVRITETVLRDGQQSQIATRMTTEQMLPILENLDKAGYHALEVWGGATFDSCLRFLNEDPWERLRTIRKAVKHTKLQMLLRGQNLLGYRNYADDVVRGFVQKSIENGIDIIRIFDALNDPRNLQTAVAATKEFGGHAQVAISYTTSPVHTVDYFVQLAKDYAQIGADSICIKDMAGVLTPQTGYDLVKGIKAVVDLPLEIHTHATSGISEMTYLKVVEAGADIIDTAVSSFAGGTSQPATESVVMGLEDLGFETGIDLKEVEKVAAHLNSVRDHFRAEGLLNPKVKDVEPKTLIYQVPGGMLSNLLSQLTEQGLADKYDDVLAEVPRVRADLGYPPLVTPLSQMVGTQALMNVISGERFKVVPNEIKDYVRGFYGRPPAPLAEGIKEKIIGDEAVITVRPADLIEPQLPQLRKEIAAYAKTDEDVLSYASFPKQAQDFLGRREDPFYDVPVQKVTVNIDMT